From the genome of Labrus bergylta chromosome 4, fLabBer1.1, whole genome shotgun sequence, one region includes:
- the prpf38b gene encoding pre-mRNA-splicing factor 38B yields MANVGNQQPTQAVSKSAPGKHGNVLPLWGNEKTMNLNPMILTNVLSSPYFKVQLYELKTYHEVVDEIYFKVTHAEPWEKGSRKTAGQTGMCGGVRGVGTGGIVSTAFCLLYKLFTLKLTRKQLMGLITHTDSPYIRALGFMYIRYTQPPADLIDWYDGFLDDEEELDVKAGGGCVMTVGEMLRSFLTKLEWFSTLFPRIPVPVQKAIDQQMKARPRKVAQKEPQEEEEAASAESGRQGERRRSRTPRRTPSPKRSPKRSRSRSHHRERERHGPSFDRELERERDRQRKERDGRDRDRDRGERGDRERRRSRSADRNHERRERKKSRSGSRERKSERKDKDRDGGEDKSRRKDREHHKDRGVERERSRDKKSRGETDDKRHKDDRDRHRDERKAKKSKSRSKERKHKSSGEEKSRKKERSHDKDREREGEQRPHKRSHSKERSHHQRESNNDHSKHSERRRSHSTE; encoded by the exons ATGGCTAACGTCGGAAACCAGCAACCAACACAGGCCGTTAGCAAGTCTGCGCCTGGAAAACACGGAAATGTATTGCCCCTGTGGGGTAACGAAAAGACTATGAACCTCAACCCAATGATACTCACAAATGTACTGTCGTCGCCGTATTTCAAAGTTCAGCTGTATGAACTTAAGACCTATCACGAAGTGGTCGACGAAATCTACTTCAAG GTGACTCACGCTGAGCCTTGGGAAAAAGGAAGCAGAAAGACTGCAGGCCAGACTGGAATGTGCGGAGGG GTGCGTGGAGTTGGAACTGGTGGTATTGTGTCTACTGCTTTCTGTCTTCTATACAAACTGTTTACACTCAAGCTGACCCGAAAACAGCTGATGGGTCTGATCACTCATACAGACTCTCCGTATATCAGAGCTCTCGGCTTCATGTACATAAG GTACACTCAACCCCCGGCAGATTTGATAGACTGGTACGATGGTTTCCTGGATGATGAGGAG GAGCTGGATGTGAAGGCCGGAGGTGGCTGTGTGATGACAGTCGGGGAGATGCTGCGCTCTTTCTTGACCAAACTGGAGTGGTTCTCCACTTTGTTCCCCCGTATCCCCGTGCCTGTGCAGAAAGCTATAGACCAGCAGATGAAGGCCAGGCCTCGTAAGGTGGCGCAGAAGGAGCcgcaggaggaagaagaagccgCTAGCGCAGAGTCGGGGAGGCAAGGAGAACGACGCCGCTCCAG GACACCCAGACGGACCCCAAGCCCCAAAAGGTCACCCAAACGATCAAGGAGCAGGAGCCACCACCGTGAGAGAGAACGCCATGGGCCCAGTTTTGACCGAGAGCTGGAGAGGGAGCGGGACCgccagaggaaggagagggatgGTAGGGACCGGGATAGGGACAGAGGGGAAAGAGGGGACAGGGAGAGGCGACGTTCCCGCAGTGCTGACAGGAACCATGAGCGACGAGAGCGCAAAAAAAGTCGCAGTGGCAGCCGGGAGCGGAAAAGCGAACgtaaagacaaagacagagacggCGGTGAGGACAAGAGCAGGAGGAAGGACAGGGAGCACCACAAAGATAGAGGCGTTGAGAGGGAGAGGTCCCGGGATAagaagagcaggggagagaCTGATGACAAGAGGCATAAAGACGACAGGGACAGACACAGAGACGAGAGGAAGGCCAAAAAGTCGAAGAGTCGAAGCAAGGAGAGGAAGCACAAGAGTAgtggagaggagaagagcaggaaaaaagagCGCAGCCACGAcaaagacagggagagagagggagaacagCGTCCTCACAAACGTAGTCATAGCAAAGAGAGAAGCCATCATCAGCGAGAGTCCAACAACGACCATAGTAAACATAGCGAACGCAGAAGGAGTCATAGCACTGAGTAA
- the LOC136179061 gene encoding receptor-type tyrosine-protein phosphatase beta-like — MWEATKGAISYSVQAVTDQGLTVTCNSTNTSCRLNGLQCSQLYNLTMVARNQVCDSVISETHHLMTEPCPPTNVQANMECEQLSATVSWQKSNLAVGYVAYFDNYNDHYSSCVASYTENQCVVSGLMCGTLYSVWVKALGGQYNSSDSTVVSFTSGPCQTSSIEAIMDCEAHSATISWQPSVGTESYVTELTASSGHSTSCTTNYTHCELSSLKCGEEYNVSVKALGDTCNNTAQMTGYLTTEPCTPMNLSVHYNVSSAQVMWEAAKGAISYSVQAVTDQGSTVTCNSTYTSCRLNGLQCSQLYNLTVSAQNLACNNTETSQQYRLMTEPCPPTNVQANMACEQLSATVSWQQSDLAVGYVAYFNNQNGHFTSCAGSETDTVCSVSALMCGTVYNVWVKALGHQYNSSHSAVVSLTSAPCLPREVEGEVDCSYDGAAVVSWNSTYGTANFSLTAVVDGNLQTLCATQQNICNVTGLSCGETYNLSLTGSNTQCSLTAPMHFNLTTRPCPPKHVAVNLQCGSRTAVLSWEERSDVELYVASAIKASGGEVQHCNSTNSTCQFSSLDCGEMYNFTATAHSQGCSSTASSTVFIQTEPCPPVIMSAQGLCQSEEVQIFWRQVRGVVNYLITATGSLGYVETFNTTQNQLLAALPCGQDYNVTVKGQGSECDSIPSSPAFFKSAPCIPRHVTTYVQCESNMGSVSWGPSDGAETYVAIATGLDGHTHKCLTNTTSCTWNDLHCGEEYTVLVRAKGDNCTSLPSNSTVIHMDPCVPQNLSPTVDCDMKVVSLSWDASNGTNLYLVSAEGENKTIALTTNDTTAHFSEFSCGQNYSLTVTSHSQHCPGSSTTAGLVQTWPCPPAGVSTVQDCLSGIVMATWQASNGSDYYTTTMQTDTGISIICMSDTNECSVTGLTCGQYYSVSVTASNQQCNVTSRENTTLQSVPCVPTNVAVLMDCENNTAVMSWSASRGAVKYSVTAIGRHNNVSCLSSDLSCSLGNLTCGSRYTAQVAAMDDNCSSIPSQAVMFNSAPCPPENVSAEVSCWSNSMNISWNAMREADHYLVSVIADSGGNHESCNTTDTACSISNVTCGNAFSVQVSSIRGSCRSQHSHTHNIMSAPCQPQGIRGTLDCVTNSAQISWDAAPGADSYSVSAVGEEGYTANCTTSSNTTCEVEDLGCGILYNFSVIAKNSKCGSQPSAIIDLQTAPCSLAGITAVPQCHNSSILVIWDLMEDSGGNTVYTATAEARDHTYLHCNNTGTSCYLHGARCDLQYTIIVSASSDQCSSMRSPPYRVSMEPCPPRNLMVNASCEDHSALVSWSPSPVAEMYHVVATGVDGHVHSCNSTVSNCSLSGLHCDQQYTVSVTASHENCTSKASENSTLTTGPCQPDGLSVTFNCTNQSALLSWQPRDNAAYYHGSAQAENGDMLYCQSWTPTCTIQDLVCGTVYNFSVQASDGTCNSSFADPVQSGAAPCPPDTVEVQLMPMVQEAQVMRFSWTQALCNNTEYLLKLTGSLLGDSQAQFELYSYWTSVTYFEIPLPCGSLYTATLESRVAAGTSDPSVPLNGTTAPCPPSGLVYSGNSTFATVSWNVSVFATIYTVYDRSVTPNIQRCSTAGLSCSLTNSSYNNLVITASNAAGESEAKSLMNALTQGRRRRDLKEEMSDNGGLSAPLMEVKQVTSTAYFIEWSEVQAASYYSLLIRKQGSSSGPQELTVYGERIFVDDLSPNSAYCFTLSAQNSATSGPESEPACVHTGQGLVR; from the exons ATGTGGGAAGCAACAAAAGGTGCCATCTCCTACTCTGTCCAGGCTGTGACCGACCAAGGCCTGACAGTCACCTGTAACTCCACCAACACCAGCTGCCGCCTGAATGGCCTGCAGTGTAGTCAGCTCTACAACTTGACTATGGTGGCAAGAAACCAAGTCTGTGACAGTGTTATTTCTGAAACTCATCATCTCATGACAG AGCCCTGCCCACCCACCAATGTTCAAGCCAATATGGAGTGTGAGCAACTTTCTGCAACTGTTTCCTGGCAGAAGAGCAACCTCGCTGTGGGTTATGTTGCTTACTTTGACAACTATAACGACCACTACTCTTCCTGTGTTGCTTCATACACAGAAAACCAATGTGTTGTCTCAGGACTGATGTGTGGGACCTTGTACAGTGTCTGGGTCAAGGCACTGGGAGGGCAGTACAACAGCTCTGACAGCACGGTGGTCTCTTTTACAtcag GACCTTGCCAGACAAGCAGCATTGAAGCTATTATGGATTGTGAGGCACACTCTGCTACCATATCCTGGCAGCCCAGCGTTGGAACCGAGTCCTATGTTACTGAACTTACAGCCTCATCAGGCCACAGCACCAGCTGCACCACCAACTACACCCACTGTGAGCTGAGCTCACTGAAGTGTGGAGAGGAGTACAATGTCTCTGTGAAGGCTCTGGGAGATACTTGCAACAACACTGCTCAAATGACAGGATACCTCACAACAG AGCCCTGTACTCCCATGAATCTCTCTGTCCACTACAATGTGAGCTCAGCCCAGGTGATGTGGGAAGCAGCAAAAGGTGCCATCTCCTACTCTGTCCAGGCTGTGACTGACCAAGGCTCGACAGTCACCTGTAACTCCACCTACACCAGCTGCCGCCTGAATGGCCTGCAGTGTAGTCAGCTCTACAACTTGACTGTGTCGGCGCAAAACCTGGCctgcaacaacacagagacgTCTCAACAGTACCGCCTCATGACAG AACCCTGCCCACCCACCAATGTTCAAGCCAACATGGCGTGTGAACAACTTTCTGCAACTGTTTCCTGGCAGCAAAGTGACCTGGCTGTGGGTTATGTTGCCTACTTTAACAATCAAAATGGTCACTTTACTTCCTGTGCCGGCTCAGAAACAGATACTGTCTGCAGTGTCTCTGCACTGATGTGTGGCACCGTGTACAATGTCTGGGTGAAGGCATTGGGACATCAGTATAATAGCTCCCACAGTGCAGTGGTGTCTCTTACATCAG CTCCATGTCTGCCCAGAGAGGTGGAGGGAGAGGTCGACTGTAGCTAtgatggagctgctgttgtgtccTGGAACTCAACATACGGGACAGCTAACTTTTCCCTGACCGCCGTGGTCGATGGAAATCTTCAGACTCTGTGTGCAACTCAGCAGAACATATGCAACGTGACGGGTTTAAGCTGTGGGGAAACCTACAACCTCAGCCTCACGGGCAGCAACACACAGTGCAGCCTCACAGCGCCCATGCACTTCAACCTCACCACTC GTCCTTGTCCTCCTAAGCATGTAGCTGTAAATCTCCAGTGTGGCTCCCGCACCGCAGTCCTGTCCTGGGAGGAGAGATCAGATGTTGAACTGTATGTGGCGAGTGCAATCAAGGCATCAGGAGGAGAGGTCCAGCACTGTAACTCTACAAACTCTACCTGTCAGTTTTCCAGTTTGGACTGTGGAGAAATGTACAACTTTACTGCGACAGCACACAGTCAAGGCTGCTCGAGCACTGCCAGCAGTACTGTGTTCATCCAAACAG AGCCTTGTCCGCCTGTGATCATGTCTGCTCAGGGACTCTGTCAGAGTGAGGAGGTTCAGATCTTCTGGCGTCAAGTACGTGGTGTTGTGAATTACTTAATAACAGCCACAGGAAGCCTTGGTTATGTAGAAACCTTCAATACAACCCAGAATCAGCTGTTAGCTGCTTTACCATGTGGACAGGACTACAATGTCACTGTAAAAGGACAAGGCAGTGAGTGTGACAGCATCCCCAGCAGCCCTGCATTCTTCAAATCAG ctccaTGTATTCCCCGCCATGTTACAACCTATGTTCAGTGTGAGTCCAACATGGGCTCTGTCAGCTGGGGGCCGAGTGATGGCGCTGAAACCTATGTCGCCATAGCAACAGGGCTTGATGGCCACACCCACAAGTGTCTTACCAACACCACCTCCTGCACCTGGAATGACCTGCACTGTGGAGAGGAGTACACTGTCCTAGTGAGAGCTAAGGGTGACAACTGCACCAGTCTGCCCAGCAACAGCACAGTCATCCATATGG ATCCCTGCGTGCCCCAGAATTTGTCTCCAACTGTGGATTGTGATATGAAAGTTGTTTCTCTGAGCTGGGATGCCAGTAATGGGACAAATCTGTACCTGGTGTCAGCTGagggggaaaacaaaacaatcgcACTCACCACTAATGACACCACGGCTCACTTCTCTGAGTTCTCCTGTGGACAAAACTACAGCCTCACAGTCACATCTCACAGCCAGCACTGTCCTGGAAGCTCAACTACAGCAGGACTTGTACAGACGT GGCCGTGTCCACCTGCAGGAGTCTCGACTGTGCAGGACTGTCTTTCAGGCATCGTCATGGCAACCTGGCAGGCCAGTAATGGGTCAGACTACTACACAACCACCATGCAGACTGACACTGGCATCTCCATAATATGCATGTCAGACACTAATGAATGCAGCGTCACCGGCCTGACCTGTGGGCAGTACTACTCGGTTTCTGTCACAGCCTCCAACCAGCAGTGTAACGTCACCTCCAGAGAGAACACGACGCTGCAGTCAG TGCCATGTGTCCCCACTAATGTGGCAGTGCTGATGGACTGTGAAAACAACACTGCTGTCATGTCCTGGTCCGCCAGCCGTGGTGCCGTAAAGTACTCAGTGACAGCCATCGGTAGACATAACAACGTCAGCTGTCTGAGCTCTGACCTCAGCTGTAGCCTTGGCAACCTTACATGTGGCAGCCGTTACACAGCTCAGGTGGCGGCTATGGACGACAATTGCTCAAGTATCCCCAGCCAGGCGGTGATGTTCAACTCAG CTCCATGTCCGCCAGAGAATGTGAGTGCCGAGGTCAGCTGTTGGTCGAATAGCATGAATATTTCTTGGAATGCCATGAGAGAAGCGGACCACTATTTGGTGTCCGTAATTGCTGACAGTGGAGGAAACCATGAGTCATGTAACACTACAGACACTGCATGCTCCATCAGTAACGTGACATGTGGGAATGCATTCAGTGTTCAAGTCAGCTCCATCAGAGGCTCCTGTCGCAGCCAGCACAGTCACACCCACAACATCATGTCAG CTCCCTGTCAGCCTCAGGGCATCAGAGGCACCCTCGACTGTGTGACTAATTCTGCCCAGATATCCTGGGACGCTGCTCCAGGGGCGGACAGCTACTCTGTGTCAGCTGTAGGTGAAGAGGGCTATACAGCAAACTGCACCACCTCCTCCAACACTACCTGTGAGGTGGAAGACCTGGGATGTGGCATTCTTTATAACTTCAGTGTTATTGCTAAAAACAGCAAGTGTGGCAGCCAGCCCAGTGCCATCATCGACttacagacag CCCCCTGCTCCCTTGCTGGTATCACAGCAGTCCCTCAGTGCCACAATTCCTCCATCCTGGTCATATGGGATCTGATGGAGGACAGCGGGGGAAACACTGTGTATACTGCCACAGCAGAAGCCAGGGACCATACCTACTTACACTGCAACAACACCGGCACCAGCTGCTACCTCCATGGAGCAAGATGTGACCTCCAATACACCATCATTGTGTCTGCTTCATCAGACCAGTGCAGCAGTATGAGGAGTCCACCGTACAGAGTCAGCATGG AGCCATGTCCACCCAGGAACCTGATGGTTAATGCCTCCTGTGAGGACCACAGTGCACTGGTGTCCTGGAGCCCCTCTCCTGTTGCAGAAATGTACCATGTGGTGGCAACAGGAGTAGATGGACATGTGCATTCTTGCAACAGCACCGTCAGTAACTGCAGCTTGTCAGGACTGCACTGTGACCAGCAGTATACAGTATCTGTGACGGCCAGCCATGAGAACTGCACCAGCAAAGCCAGTGAAAACAGCACACTCACCACAG GACCCTGCCAGCCTGATGGTCTCTCAGTCACATTCAACTGTACCAATCAGTCTGCTTTGCTGTCATGGCAACCCAGAGATAATGCTGCATACTACCATGGAAGTGCCCAGGCTGAAAACGGAGACATGCTGTACTGTCAAAGCTGGACTCCAACCTGTACTATCCAGGATCTCGTTTGTGGAACAGTTTACAATTTCTCTGTTCAGGCTTCAGATGGGACGTGCAACAGCTCCTTTGCTGACCCGGTGCAGAGCGGAGCAG CTCCCTGTCCTCCCGACACTGTTGAGGTGCAGCTGATGCCGATGGTGCAGGAGGCCCAAGTGATGCGCTTCAGTTGGACACAGGCCTTATGCAACAACACAGAGTACCTGCTGAAGTTAACGGGAAGTCTGCTGGGAGACAGCCAGGCTCAGTTCGAGCTCTACTCCTATTGGACGAGCGTGACGTACTTTGAGATACCCCTCCCCTGTGGTTCATTGTATACTGCTACTTTGGAGAGCAGGGTCGCTGCTGGTACCAGTGACCCCTCTGTGCCACTCAATGGAACAACAG CTCCATGTCCTCCATCAGGATTGGTGTACAGTGGTAACAGCACCTTTGCTACCGTTTCTTggaatgtgtctgtgtttgccaCCATATACACAGTGTATGACAGAAGTGTAACACCAAATATCCAGCGATGCAGCACTGCAGGGCTGTCCTGTTCACTGACCAACAGTTCTTACAATAACCTGGTGATCAcagcaagcaacgctgcaggaGAAAGTGAAGCAAAGAGTCTCATGAATG CTTTAACACAAGGACGCAGAAGGAGAGATCTCAAGGAAGAAATGTCAGATAATG GAGGCCTCTCGGCTCCCCTGATGGAGGTCAAACAAGTGACGTCAACAGCATATTTCATTGAGTGGTCTGAAGTACAGGCTGCTTCCTATTACAGCCTACTGATCAGGAAGCAAGGCAGCTCCAGCGGGCCTCAGGAGCTGACTGTGTACGGCGAGAGAATCTTTGTCGATGATCTGAGTCCAAACTCAGCCTACTGTTTCACGCTGTCGGCCCAGAACTCAGCGACAAGCGGACCAGAGTCTGAGCCTGCGTGTGTGCACACTGGACAGGGGCTTGTACGTTAA